A single window of Vibrio stylophorae DNA harbors:
- the rng gene encoding ribonuclease G: protein MSVELLVNVTPSETRVAMIESGVLQEVHVEREAKRGIVGNIYKGRVSRVLPGMQAAFVDIGLDKAAFLHASDIVPHTECVSENEKQQFQVRDIAELVRQGQDLVVQVVKDPLGTKGARLTTDITLPSRYLVFMPGAAHVGVSQRIESEDERLRLKAIVEEYCDDLGGFIIRTAAEGATEKEIAQDAQFLKRLWKKVIERRSKYKAKSMLYGELDLAQRVLRDFFGTEISQILVDSRLAFQTLHGFTEEFVPELQDKLSYYAGEQPIFDLYDTENEIQRALDRKVELKSGGYLIIDQTEAMTTIDINTGAFVGRRNLEETIFNTNVEATRAIARQLRLRNLGGIIIIDFIDMASSDHQRRVLQSLEAALSKDRVKTNINGFTHLGLVEMTRKRTRESLEHVLCGSCPTCSGRGSVKTVESVCYEILREITRVNRAYDADNFIVYASAAVADMLEGDESHALAELEVFIGKQVTIQVEPLYVQEQFDVVMM from the coding sequence ATGAGTGTTGAATTACTGGTTAACGTAACGCCCAGTGAAACACGTGTGGCGATGATTGAAAGTGGCGTGTTGCAAGAGGTTCACGTTGAGCGTGAAGCGAAACGTGGCATTGTTGGTAATATCTATAAAGGACGTGTCAGCCGCGTATTGCCAGGGATGCAAGCTGCTTTTGTTGATATTGGTTTAGACAAAGCGGCCTTTCTGCATGCGTCTGATATCGTGCCGCACACTGAGTGTGTGTCAGAAAATGAGAAGCAGCAATTTCAGGTGCGCGATATCGCTGAATTGGTACGCCAAGGCCAAGATTTGGTGGTACAGGTGGTCAAAGATCCACTGGGCACCAAAGGCGCACGCTTAACGACGGATATCACCTTGCCTTCGCGTTATTTGGTGTTTATGCCAGGTGCTGCGCACGTGGGCGTGTCACAGCGTATTGAGAGCGAAGATGAACGTCTGCGTTTAAAAGCCATTGTCGAAGAGTATTGCGATGACTTGGGTGGCTTCATTATCCGTACTGCCGCGGAAGGCGCGACGGAAAAAGAGATTGCACAAGATGCGCAGTTCCTCAAACGCCTGTGGAAGAAAGTGATTGAGCGCCGTAGCAAATACAAAGCTAAATCAATGCTCTACGGTGAACTCGATTTGGCACAGCGGGTATTGCGTGATTTCTTTGGCACTGAGATTAGCCAGATTTTGGTGGACTCGCGCTTAGCCTTTCAAACCCTGCACGGCTTTACCGAAGAGTTTGTGCCTGAGCTACAAGATAAGCTCAGCTACTATGCGGGTGAGCAGCCGATTTTCGATCTCTATGATACGGAAAATGAAATTCAGCGCGCCTTAGATCGTAAGGTGGAGTTGAAGTCTGGCGGCTATTTGATCATCGATCAAACCGAAGCCATGACCACCATTGATATCAATACTGGTGCCTTTGTTGGTCGTCGCAACTTAGAAGAAACCATTTTCAATACCAACGTCGAAGCAACGCGCGCCATTGCTCGCCAACTACGTTTGCGCAATTTGGGTGGCATTATCATTATCGACTTTATCGATATGGCCTCCAGCGATCATCAGCGCCGCGTATTGCAATCTTTAGAAGCGGCACTAAGTAAGGATCGGGTAAAAACCAATATCAATGGTTTTACCCATCTTGGCTTGGTCGAGATGACGCGCAAGCGTACTCGTGAAAGTTTGGAACATGTGCTGTGTGGCTCTTGCCCAACTTGTTCTGGCCGTGGCTCGGTGAAAACCGTGGAAAGCGTGTGCTATGAAATTTTGCGCGAAATTACGCGGGTCAACCGTGCCTATGATGCCGACAATTTCATTGTTTACGCCTCTGCTGCTGTGGCGGATATGCTTGAGGGCGATGAGTCTCACGCATTGGCTGAGCTTGAAGTCTTTATTGGTAAACAGGTGACTATTCAAGTTGAACCGCTCTATGTGCAAGAGCAGTTTGACGTCGTCATGATGTAA
- a CDS encoding Maf family protein, which translates to MSFKLYLASQSPRRRELLAQLNVEFEVLSASIPEQKQPNESAAAYVQRLALEKAQAGLAVASKPWPVLGADTVVVVDDLVLEKPRDFSDFQRMMQLMSGRAHQVMTAVALVTPTQAWVHLETTQVWFSDLSAAQIESYWQSQEPCDKAGGYGIQGLAGQFIPRIEGCYYNVVGLPLHATAQLISKLEGETHEC; encoded by the coding sequence ATGTCATTCAAGCTTTATCTTGCATCGCAGTCGCCACGTCGGCGTGAACTGTTAGCACAACTCAATGTCGAATTTGAGGTGCTTTCTGCGTCTATTCCAGAACAAAAGCAGCCCAATGAAAGCGCTGCTGCCTACGTACAGCGCCTTGCACTCGAAAAAGCGCAAGCCGGTTTGGCGGTGGCAAGCAAACCTTGGCCTGTGCTTGGTGCTGATACTGTGGTGGTGGTTGATGATCTTGTGCTTGAAAAACCGCGTGATTTTTCAGATTTTCAGCGCATGATGCAGCTCATGAGTGGCCGCGCACATCAAGTGATGACGGCTGTGGCTCTGGTTACACCCACCCAAGCTTGGGTACATTTAGAAACCACTCAGGTGTGGTTTAGCGATTTAAGCGCAGCACAAATTGAATCCTATTGGCAAAGCCAAGAGCCCTGCGACAAAGCGGGGGGATATGGCATCCAAGGGCTCGCCGGGCAGTTTATTCCTCGTATTGAGGGCTGCTATTACAATGTGGTGGGTTTACCCCTTCATGCGACGGCGCAACTGATTTCAAAATTAGAAGGTGAAACACATGAGTGTTGA
- the mreD gene encoding rod shape-determining protein MreD produces the protein MLHRLLQGRGIIWCSLILAMVLQAAPWPAAIEPFRPSWILLVLFYWVLALPHRVNVGSALFIGLLWDLLLGSTLGVRGMMVSVLTYILALNFQVIRNMSLWQQAAIIAFMTMIGKLMEFWLQYVVRDIQFAPDMLWGSLFDFLLWPWIFLLLRRVRRHFRIK, from the coding sequence ATGCTGCATAGATTGTTGCAAGGTCGCGGGATTATTTGGTGCTCCTTGATTTTGGCCATGGTACTGCAAGCAGCACCTTGGCCTGCTGCCATTGAGCCATTTCGCCCCTCTTGGATTTTGCTTGTCCTTTTTTACTGGGTATTAGCATTACCGCATCGGGTGAATGTGGGTAGTGCCCTGTTTATCGGTTTGCTTTGGGATCTATTATTAGGTTCGACGCTCGGGGTCCGCGGCATGATGGTGTCTGTGTTGACCTATATTTTGGCGCTGAATTTCCAAGTCATTCGTAATATGTCGTTATGGCAGCAAGCGGCAATCATCGCCTTTATGACGATGATTGGTAAATTGATGGAGTTCTGGCTTCAGTATGTGGTGCGCGATATTCAATTTGCGCCAGATATGCTCTGGGGCAGTCTTTTTGACTTTTTACTATGGCCTTGGATCTTCCTGTTGCTTCGCCGCGTACGCCGTCATTTTAGAATTAAGTAA
- the mreC gene encoding rod shape-determining protein MreC: MKPIFGRGPSLQLRLLIAIVISASLMLADSRLDAFAKVRYYLNSMVAPLQYLASMPRAMLDNVANQFTSHQDLLTQKQHLERQLLITQSELQQLKQLKQENQRLRALLGSPLVRDDRKMVAEVMSVDSDPYSKQVVIDKGYIDGVFEGQPVINEKGVVGQVIHVGAHNSRVLLLIDSSHAIPVQVVRNDIRVVASGRGHLNQLELENIPSSTDIENGDLLVTSGLGGRFPEGYPVAYVTSFSFDNQRPFAQVTAKPVVDFNRLRYLLLIWPNQRELSIQQGEPNAA; the protein is encoded by the coding sequence ATGAAGCCTATTTTTGGTCGAGGTCCATCGTTACAACTTCGGCTGCTTATTGCCATTGTAATTTCGGCCAGCTTAATGCTGGCCGATAGCCGTTTGGACGCATTTGCAAAAGTGCGTTACTACCTCAACTCCATGGTTGCCCCGCTTCAGTATCTCGCCAGTATGCCGCGAGCTATGCTCGACAATGTCGCCAATCAATTCACCTCTCATCAAGATCTGCTGACTCAAAAACAGCACCTTGAACGCCAATTGCTGATCACCCAAAGCGAACTACAGCAGCTCAAACAGCTCAAACAAGAAAACCAACGTTTGCGCGCATTGCTGGGATCGCCGCTGGTGCGTGATGATCGTAAGATGGTCGCTGAAGTGATGTCGGTGGACTCCGATCCATACAGCAAGCAAGTGGTGATCGATAAAGGCTATATCGACGGTGTCTTTGAAGGCCAACCGGTAATCAATGAAAAAGGCGTAGTCGGCCAAGTGATCCATGTCGGTGCGCATAACAGTCGTGTTTTGCTATTGATTGATAGCAGTCATGCGATTCCGGTTCAGGTGGTGCGCAATGATATTCGTGTTGTTGCCTCGGGGCGCGGACATCTCAATCAGCTTGAGCTAGAAAATATTCCAAGTAGTACCGATATAGAAAACGGCGATTTGCTGGTGACCTCTGGTCTCGGTGGTCGTTTCCCTGAAGGATATCCTGTGGCTTATGTCACCTCCTTTAGCTTTGATAACCAACGTCCTTTTGCGCAAGTGACAGCCAAGCCTGTGGTTGATTTTAACCGCCTGCGTTATTTGTTGCTGATTTGGCCAAACCAGCGTGAGTTGAGTATTCAGCAAGGAGAGCCCAATGCTGCATAG